The Bacillota bacterium genome segment CCTGGCGCGGGCCATCCCCATGGAGGTGCGGCTCGACTTCATGGCCGTCTCCAGCTACGGCAGGTCGAGCCGCTCGTCGGGGGTGGTCCGCATCCTGCACGACCTGGGCGAGAACATCGAGGGCGACGACGTGGTCATCGTGGAGGACGTCATCGACTCCGGGCTGACGCTGGCCTACCTGCGCGAGACGCTGGCCACGCGCCGGCCGCGGACGCTGAAGACGTGCACGCTGCTGCAGAAGGATTCGCCGGCGGCCAGGCGGGTGGGCGCCGACTACGTCGGCTTCCTCACGCCCAACGAGTTCCTGGTGGGGTACGGGCTCGACTACGCCGACCGCTATCGGAACCTGCCCTACGTGGGCGTCCTGCGGCGCGAGGTCTACGCCGGGAGGGGGTGAGGCCGGTGGCGGTGGCGGCGGGCGAAAGCGTCCTGGTGGTCGACTTCGGCGCCCAGTACGCGCAGCTGATCGCGCGGCGGGTGCGCGAGCTGGGCGTCTACTCGGAGATCGTGCCGGCGCGCGAGGCGGCCGAGCGGATCCGGCGCGAGCGGCCGGGGGCGCTGATCCTGAGCGGGGGGCCGGCCAGCGTCTACGAGCCGGGCGCACCGCGGCTGGAGGCCGAGCTCTTCCGTACCGGCCTGCCGGTGCTGGGCATCTGCTACGGCATGCAGCTGATGGCGCTGGAGCTGGGCGGTCGCGTGGCCGGTGGCGAGGGCGAGTACGGGCCGGCGCGGCTGCGGCTGGCGCCGCCGCCGGAGGCGGCCGCCCTCTTCCGCGGCGTGC includes the following:
- the hpt gene encoding hypoxanthine phosphoribosyltransferase: MGPARGVRAAKRGRERVELERGAEGAGTSGATAGVHPDVERVLLPEARIRERVRELGLEIARDFAGRRPLLVGILRGAVIFLADLARAIPMEVRLDFMAVSSYGRSSRSSGVVRILHDLGENIEGDDVVIVEDVIDSGLTLAYLRETLATRRPRTLKTCTLLQKDSPAARRVGADYVGFLTPNEFLVGYGLDYADRYRNLPYVGVLRREVYAGRG